The following are from one region of the Cyanobium gracile PCC 6307 genome:
- a CDS encoding Ppx/GppA phosphatase family protein: MPPIPDPASAALAPVPVPTSGGERRVAAIDIGTNSIHLLVAAIDPLLGSFSVVVAEKSTTRLGERDPETGDLTPEAIERAFLTLRHCRDLATSHGVEQIVTAATSAVREAPNGRSFLQGLQDQLGLAVDLVSGPEEARLIYLGVLSGLSFGDQPYFILDIGGGSTELVLADGRDARALTSTRIGAVRLQREFCREDPLTPARRGFLEAYIQGAMDPAVAEVKRELRPGEKPVLVATSGTAMAMAALASAQDPNPPLKLDGYRLGRARLDEIVERLVAMTPDQRRALTAINERRAEIIVPGALILQTTMEILQVRELVVCERALREGLIVDWMLRNGLLVDRFTFQSTIRRRTVLHLARTYGVDTGRADRVASHALSLYDQTRGLLHDDDGDGRALLWAAAQLHACGKHVNIAAYHKHTWYLIRHGELLGYSEAEHLMVAAIARYHRRSLPKKRHESWQLIEAGQHRHTVFTMALLLRLAAALDRRPASGIAAITVSADTDRAHQSRGFTIGLQAGAPATGEPPLDLSLEEWSLRSCTDLVLEATGLRLTVKQASP, encoded by the coding sequence ATGCCCCCGATTCCCGATCCGGCGTCCGCCGCGTTGGCTCCGGTCCCCGTCCCCACCAGCGGTGGGGAGAGGCGGGTGGCGGCCATCGACATCGGCACCAATTCCATCCACCTGCTGGTGGCGGCGATCGATCCGCTCCTGGGCAGCTTCTCGGTGGTGGTGGCGGAGAAGTCCACCACCCGCCTGGGGGAGAGGGATCCGGAGACGGGGGACCTCACCCCCGAGGCGATCGAGCGCGCCTTCCTGACCCTGCGCCACTGCCGCGACCTGGCCACCAGCCACGGGGTGGAGCAGATCGTCACCGCCGCCACCAGCGCGGTGCGCGAGGCCCCGAACGGCCGTTCCTTCCTGCAGGGCCTCCAGGACCAGCTGGGACTGGCGGTGGATCTGGTCAGCGGGCCAGAGGAGGCCCGCCTGATCTACCTGGGGGTGCTCTCGGGCCTGTCCTTCGGCGATCAGCCTTACTTCATTCTTGACATCGGCGGTGGCTCCACCGAGCTGGTGCTCGCCGACGGCCGCGATGCCCGCGCGCTCACCAGCACCCGCATCGGCGCGGTGCGTCTCCAGCGGGAGTTCTGCCGGGAGGATCCCCTGACGCCGGCCCGCCGGGGCTTCCTCGAGGCCTACATCCAGGGGGCGATGGATCCGGCCGTCGCCGAGGTGAAGCGGGAGCTGCGTCCGGGGGAGAAGCCCGTCCTGGTGGCCACCAGCGGCACCGCCATGGCGATGGCGGCCCTGGCCTCCGCCCAGGACCCCAATCCGCCCCTGAAGCTCGACGGCTACCGCCTCGGCCGGGCCCGCCTGGATGAGATCGTCGAGCGGCTGGTGGCGATGACTCCGGACCAGCGCCGGGCCCTCACCGCCATCAACGAGCGCCGGGCCGAGATCATCGTCCCCGGTGCCCTGATCCTCCAGACCACCATGGAGATCCTCCAGGTCCGTGAACTGGTGGTGTGCGAGCGGGCCCTGCGGGAAGGCCTGATCGTCGACTGGATGCTGCGCAACGGCCTGCTGGTCGACCGCTTCACCTTCCAGAGCACGATCCGGCGCCGCACCGTGCTGCACCTGGCCCGCACCTACGGGGTGGACACGGGCCGGGCCGACCGGGTGGCCAGCCATGCCCTGAGCCTCTACGACCAGACCCGGGGCCTGCTGCACGATGACGACGGCGACGGCCGGGCCCTGCTGTGGGCGGCGGCCCAGCTTCATGCCTGCGGCAAGCACGTCAACATCGCCGCCTACCACAAGCACACCTGGTACCTGATCCGCCACGGGGAGCTGCTGGGCTATTCCGAAGCCGAGCACCTGATGGTGGCGGCGATCGCCCGGTACCACCGGCGCAGCCTGCCCAAGAAACGCCACGAGTCGTGGCAGCTGATCGAAGCCGGCCAGCACCGGCACACCGTGTTCACGATGGCCCTGCTGCTGCGGCTGGCCGCCGCCCTCGACCGCAGGCCCGCCTCCGGGATCGCGGCGATCACCGTGTCTGCGGACACCGACCGGGCCCATCAGTCCCGTGGCTTCACGATCGGCCTGCAGGCCGGGGCGCCGGCCACCGGGGAACCTCCCCTGGATCTCAGCCTGGAGGAGTGGAGCCTCCGTTCCTGCACGGACCTCGTGCTGGAGGCCACGGGCCTGCGGCTCACGGTGAAGCAGGCGTCGCCTTGA
- a CDS encoding helix-turn-helix domain-containing protein, producing the protein MGERLAAARREQGLSLEDLADRLRLGTEQLTALETGDHRHLPEAVFVVAQAKRVAGALGIDVSQQISDLQTSRLMRVGRSPVARPPLQRKVRTPTAPARRSGPPAGCGRPWFSWAAVPWRWRACRAGSPPPRPPGSRHRPRPPARPRRPARPPHRPLPRRHQGRRRISCCWRAASPAGWRCARPPARPCSAAPSPARNASPWAAACGSWPAGPTW; encoded by the coding sequence CTGGGCGAACGGCTTGCCGCGGCCCGTCGTGAGCAGGGCCTGAGCCTGGAGGATCTGGCCGACCGGCTGCGGCTCGGCACCGAGCAGCTGACGGCCCTTGAAACCGGCGACCACCGTCACCTGCCGGAGGCGGTGTTCGTGGTGGCCCAGGCCAAGCGGGTGGCGGGCGCCCTGGGGATCGACGTGAGCCAGCAGATCAGCGACCTGCAGACCAGCCGTCTGATGCGGGTGGGGCGCAGCCCCGTCGCCAGGCCCCCCCTGCAGCGGAAGGTTCGGACCCCGACGGCCCCCGCCCGCCGCAGCGGCCCCCCGGCTGGTTGTGGGCGGCCCTGGTTCTCCTGGGCGGCGGTGCCGTGGCGGTGGCGGGCCTGCAGGGCAGGGTCCCCTCCCCCCAGGCCGCCGGGGTCCCGTCACCGGCCGCGTCCCCCGGCCAGGCCACGGCGTCCGGCCCGCCCGCCGCACCGGCCCCTGCCCCGGCGGCACCAGGGCCGGCGCCGGATCAGCTGTTGCTGGAGAGCCGCCAGCCCAGCTGGCTGGAGGTGCGCACGGCCGCCGGCGAGACCCTGTTCCGCGGCACCTTCACCGGCGAGAAACGCTTCCCCCTGGGCGGCGGCCTGCGGGTCCTGGCCGGCCGGCCCGACCTGGTGA